The sequence TAAACGTTCTGCGAGCTGCTGCATTATTTGGCGCTCATCATATTTCTCCATTGAAAAGAAACATTATCTCATATGCCTCAGGCACCCGTCAGTTTCCTCTTTTTTCGTGACTCTGCTGTTAAGTGAGCGTCCTTTGAAGGTAGATTCTGcttcaaaacaactcatacctCGATTTCAGATGAATTAGTTCACCAGTTTGTCTTTATGAAACTCAATATTTCCGGGGTAGTAATCATGTTCATGCGTTATTGGCTCTAGCTCAACCATAATTACATGCCAACAAGGTGTCCTATACAATATAGATTGTCAAACCCGCTGGGTGTTCTCCGTCCATTTAACGTAGAACCCTTGTGATTTAACGATTTATATTGGATAAGGGACATAGGGTACACCCTATCCGTTAGGGGCTAGCTGCATTCGGTGGCCGATGATAAATCCAAGTTGCATGTAACCCCCCGAATAAAATCAATAGGGTAATAAGTCAAGTCCCTTTATTTTTCAAGACACACGTAAAACCCGGTATGCTTGACTTTATGGCTGCATACGCTTGAAATGAagtgattttattttcttgcatATAACTACAGTAACAGATGCAGTGGTTTTAAACTTGTGTTTTAAAGTATGAAGGATTTTATTATCGTATTAATATTGCTTAGGggtagggatgtaaatgaactaAACCGTTCACGAGCTATTCGGAACTCGGttcgataaaaagctcgtttgagtttgtttgttaatcatatcaagtcaagctcgagctcgacaatttaatcaaaccaagctcaagtcTGAGGATATTCGGttcgtgagctcgcaaacatgttcgtTAATAGGCTCGCGAACTCGAGCTTGTcttgtttaggtggctcgtaatcTCGAGATCTAGCTCGGCtcgtttatatatttttagttatgTTTGTCGTTTCGATTATTTATAAATGGATTTATACTTTTAtatctgatttaaaattagttcatatatatttagtttttaatAAGTTCGAATCAAGNttatatatatatatatatatatatatattattgagatatgtgttttttttttaatttcagaaaatatttgatagaatttttatttgtgcaaacctttttttttattaatttatttatttttattttttaaatgtttattaaaaattatattttttttttaaaaaaaaaataaaaaggccCGTTGCCGGTCTAGCATGAGATCAAGATAATGTACAATGAAATAAATGACTTTATTTAAGAATACTTGATGGAAAATAATGTGggacaataaaaaaaaacttttgtgagacgatctcacggatcaattttgtgagacaagtATCGTATTTAAGTCAttcagaaaaaaatattactttttatactaagattattattttttattgtgaatatcgatagggttacccgtctcacagataaagtttcataagaccgtctcacaaactCGATCCTAGCTGTTAGTTGAACgtaaaagattttaaatatttatatttatggtGTTTCTCGCGTGCAAGTGGTGCAACTCTTTCGGGTAAATATGGTTTATATTTAACATATATGTACTTCACCGATGCTTACCATGCATGAGAATTGCCTTGATACAGTCCCAGCTTATATCCATCGAACTTGTATTCTCTTCTTTCATCTCGATCAGTATATCAAGAATGTCACCTTCCATCGCCTGTGGCCTATTCGAACTAATGTGCTCGTCGATAAGTTCTTGGTAGAACGAGTCCGAAATCTCGAAGCATTTCTCAAGTCGAGAGATCATCCCCGAAACTTTATCCATCCAACCAAACAAAGGAAAGTAATCAGCCCAAAAGAAACCGCTCATTATCACCAGAGCTTCGTGCGCGACCTCATCGACGGTTCGTTTAACAGTCGAACTCTCCCTATAAGATTTCCCAAGGGCAGTTTGACAGATAATGCTGCTCGACAAATGTTTTAATGTTTCGCTTAAGTTGATAGGCTCAACTTCATCTGCTTTCTTGGATACATCCTCAATCATGTGGAAAACCTCGTCCCTACGGATCAGGGTGGATGAATTTACTTGATTAACACTCAAGAGACGAGTAACAACAAGTTTTCTCATCTCTCTCCAGTAGTTGCTATACGCCGAGAAGCCGATATcttgatttaataatttataaataatatagttaaatacaaaaaattaatataacaataCAATTCATAACTAAATTGAAACACTATTCATAATTAAatgcaaatacaataaattaatatatgtaatatcaacattattcataattaaaaatatattaaataaaaaataataattaatatatgtaaaataaagggaatatttcgagaatattttttttggtgtaagatttgaattaaataagtTGGAGATagatgttgtatttggtgcagaaatcgcactattttagtgtaaaatttgcaccaaaatagattttgtggttggagaTGTCCTTAGAAGTCACAATATCTATAGCTTCTGCATACATGTTCTATTTGGTCTATTAGAAGTCACAATATCGTTGGCTCTTAATACTTCTTTGGCTATTTTTGCCGAAGAAATGACAATCGATCAGTTGTACACGTCCAAGCTTCAAGGAAATAACGGGGCCATGTTTCTTGGAAAGATTATACAAGAACAGATGAGGATTTAGGCTGTCGAACTTGTGCGAGTTTCCGATTAAAGGGAGTCCACGAGGGCCGGGTGGAAAACGGGTTCGCTTCGTGGTAGTTTCGTGCCATTGATAGAGGAAAATGAAAACAACTGGGAAAAGTAAGAGTAGGAAGAGCAGAAGAATGATTTCCATTTTCAAGTGCAGAAGAGAATCAGACATGCAAGCCTAGGTAAACAAACTCGATCCTTAAACCATGAAATTGAGATTTAAacaattttacaaatatatgaCAAGGATAAAATGAAGGGATCGGACTAAAATATTTTCAGATAATATAGTCTATATTTTGGcacatcgatttttttttttaaatatttttttcatataaaatttagacaattttgagaaaataacttGGATTCGCCCGCGCAGAATGTATGTTAAATTGACGGCCAAAATCATCTACTCGAAATTGAATTATGGCAAGACAATCATTTCGTAGTTCTACCTAGATGACAAAAACTTTCGAGATGTTCCTTGATCACGCTGTCGGTGGAATAATCCGAAGTTTTGGTGCTTGGAGATGCCCCAGCGAAATGTTTAGAAGAAAACTTCAATGCatcacatatttaattatgagGATTTAGCAAGGGGTAAAGTATCATTGTGAAGACCACCATTATTGAGACGAGTTGTAACGGTCGGTTTAATGAGCATTTGACCACCATTATTGAGACGAGTTGTAACGGCTGATTTAATGAGCATTTGACCACCATTAATTAGGGGCGTGCAACGGTCGGTTTGGTTCGGTTTTTATAAACTTCGGTTCGGTTTACGGTTTTTCGAATGTCTAATGCTAAACCAAACCATTTTAATTCGGTCCAGTTTGGTTTTTTTATATTACGGTTTGGTTATTACGGTCTGTGTAATAAATTTAGTTATAAATGAAGTTGTacgttataaattttaaaaaatataataaaaaaccaCAATCAAATTGGTTTTGATTATCTTACAAAAAGCAAAATAAAGCAAAAACATGCATAACTATAATTCATGCAACCAATTTGTTAAGTATCTCacaaacatcaaaataaaataataaaaaatatagctaTAACAATTGTAAGCAATTTggaatttggatatgttgataGTGAATAATTCCAGCATTGGATTCGTCAACTCCTACAGCAAAAATCCTCATGCATATGGAAATTAAAATATCAACCCATTATGAAAAAGAATAAGTTCATATAAATTAGACAACTTAACAAACATGATTGCAAGTCACAACTATATATCAATAATGCAAGAATATCTTCCATCATTGATAAAAtctagaaaaatttaaaaacgagTATCATCAACcgataaagaataaaataattataacatAAAAAGATATGAGATACATAGATACTCACCAGATTCAAGTCGCTCAAGATAATCTAAGTCTTCTTCTACTTAAACGGGTGAAGATTCATTTCGAAGCCAATCTTGAACACACACAAGAGCTTGCACCAATTTAGGAGTCAAAGAACTTCTAAATGAATCAAGAACACGTCCTAAGGTACTAAATGCACTTTCCGATGCCACAATAGAAATCGGAATCGCTAACACATTACGAGCCATCTCAACAGGAGTAGGAAATCTAGGTTCGTTCATTTTCCACCAGAGTAAAATAGCAAATTGTTCATTTTCAACCTCATTTTCTTCACCAAGGTACCTATACAACTCTGTTTTAGCATCCATACTTCCATTGTTTGCTTTATGTCTAAAATATTCTTGTTGTATCAGTGTTCCTTTATGAATGCTTCCAAAATTTATACTTGATAAGTCCAATGTGTTACAATGTGAATCAGATGAGGCTCCACATGCTTTTGAAGTTATTTTTCGATACTCATCAAATAAACAAGTCATATATGTCTTAACTTCATATATCATTTTCTCCCCCTTTTCTTGCCCATACATCCTCAAAAGAACAAATGCGACATAATCAAACTTGAATCGAGGATCAAGAACACAAGAAACAAAaatcatcatattcattttctctGGAGCACCCCAATATTTGTCAAATTTAGCTTTCATTCTCCTTGCCATCAAACTCAAATTAATATCATCACCCTCTATCAACAACTTCAAAACACAATAAAGCTCACCAATTTCATGGAAGTGAACATTTGAAGTTACATATAATGAACCTGATACCGTCAGTGTAAGGTTATAAAATGTTTCAAGAAACTTCTCCATCCGTCTTACATTAGCCCAATCATCAATTGTGAGGGCTCCTGCAGTCTTTCCATATTCACaaacataaataagaatatattcCAACAACCCGGGATCAAGATTGCCATAACTTACAAAAGTTTTTTCAAATTCTTGAGCAGCTTTTAACATCAAATAAGTGGAATTCCATCTAGTTGCAACATCTAAACACAAGGAccttttatttgttattttttcaatttcacaacaatatttaaatcttttgaTCCTTGCAAGAGATTGTCTGATGTATCTCACAGCTTGTCTAACACATTTAACAGAATCACCAATTTCTTTTAAACCATCTTGAACAATAAGATTGATCACATGAGCCATACACCTCACATGAAGGTGATGACCATCCATCAAATTTGTTCCCCACTTACTAAATTGTTTTGATAATTCTTTCACAGTAATATCATTTGAACTAGCATTATCAACTGTGATAGTGAACACTTTATCCAAGCCCCAATCAAGTAAACACTTAGTTATTGCAATTGCCATATCATCACCTTTATGGCTACTAACAGGGCAAAAATTTAGTATCCTCTTATGCAACTTCCAATCTTTATCGATAAAATGAGCGGTGAGACACAAACAATTAATTCTTTGGATTGAAGTCCATGTATCTGTAGTTAGGCAGACTCTTTGATTATTCTCCCTTAAAAAGTTCTTAAACTTTTGCTTTtcttcataaaaaaattcaaaacaatcCCTCGTCACTGTTGTACGAGATGTAATTCGAAATTGAGGTTGTGCCACACTTACAAAGTACCTAAATCCCCCATTCTCAACAAAACTAAAAGGTAGCTCATCTCCAACTATCATTTTAGCTAAAGTTTTCCTACATAATTCTTGATCAAATCTCCAAATACTCATTGAAACATCACCCTTATGATCTTTTGAAGCTTGTTGAAAACTTATTTTAGCTTGGCTAGTTTCAACATTGTGGGGATTTTGTTTACATTTTCTTAAATGAGAGCTCAAAGTTGATGTGCCATTATAGCTTGTATTAGCAGCATAATTAGAACTACAATATTTACACTTTGCTCTAGGAGCCCCATCAGAATCATCATACTTCTCAAAATGTTTCCACACAACATATCTAGCTCTAAccacttttctttcttttttttttccagcatCACCAGTAATTGTAGATTCAGAAGGAGGTGCATTAGCATTTGAACCTTCACTATCATTAAGTTTACCACCTTCTTCGGCCATCTATTaagatattaatataaaaattttataaggaAGATATAAGAAAGCTAGTATGTCAGCAAGTTCAATTATATTTACCATTAGAAAGCCATTATTTCAGCAAGTTGAATTAGAAAGCTAGTATACGACACTTCACCAAGTTCAATTTATTCACCATGTTAGAAAGCTAGTGTTTCTTAATTACTCTTTTTCTCCTTCCGATCCCACTATACAATTCAACATGTTAGAAAGCTAGTATTTCAATAGTACTTATGTAACTAAATCGATGTAAATTATATTCACCATTTCCTAGATTTTTTTACCTGTTTTTATCACATCAGCTCATGAGAATGTGAgataaagtaattaaataatgacAAAAATAATACTGATATAAACATATTTAATCAAGAAACTATTATCAATGCATCATCAATTACTTTTTTAATCACTCAATCCACGgtaaaagaaattaagaaaataattttatcacaaAAAATACCATGAGAAATATAGAGATTAGAGAGCAGAGAACTAAGAGTAGCGAACTCTTGAAGGCCAAAGCAACACAGGTTTCTTCTTCTCCAATCTAGACTTGAGTTGTTGTTGGTTGATTGAAAAGGGAATGTGTGAAGCAGCCCAGAGGCATAACAATTCAACAAAGGCTCGAAGCAATGCCTTTTTCTCCAATCTTGATTTGTGCGACTGAAATTCTGAATCGTCAATTTCAAACGTCAATctaaaaacttaaataaattagtttattatttattcacttatttttaagttttatttttaagttaggaCATGTTTGGAgtacaatataataaaaaaacaaaaaattctcaTATATTCGATTTTTCGGTtatttaggtttttttttttataaaaaaaccaaaaaccgaaaaccgaactgGAAAACCGAAAATGCGTAATTTCGAAATCAAAACCGGTCAAataaccgaaaaaaccgaattTTACGATTTGCtaattttttcgattttatccgaAATTTGAACACCCCTAACATTAATGGCTACTAAATGCTCTTAAAATCGAGATTAACAGCCATTAAATGAGTACTAAAGGCTGCACCTTTCAACTACTCATattggcctataaatagtgaCCAAATGCTAGAGAACTCACACCACCAATCAAGCACAAAAGCTATCCAACCTTGGAAGCACCTGTAGCAGCCATGTTCCTGTCCAGTTCAAGGCAAGTAGACAACATTGGAGTTCGAGTATTCCACTTAATTAATCTTCTTCCATGTTTCTAAACATCAATACaaagtaagtgggcttatgtatatatgttttaaaataccgATGTTACTGTTTTTGAAAACTCAATCGTACACTACTCGTTTCACGTCATTTGGTTCGTACATGCTTTGTTCCACACGACTCATCTGCTAGGTTTTAATGTCTTGAAAACACACTGTTATGACTCAAATTAAAAGTGGTAAGGAAATTTTCGAGACATGATAAGATAAGGccatgatatgatatgttataatAACCGATATATGGCCTTGCCTCCTTAGAGGAATAACATTTAGGGACTGATCAATATACCATGGATAAAGAGATGAATAACATTTCCTTGTTTAATATGATTTAATATCTTGTTTCGAATTTTGTTTTTACTGTGTATCGATTTCATGTTGCGAGCTATTCTGCGATATGTCACTTTTGAATtcatattatatgtatatttcgatATTCTTGTGTACGATTGGCTCTCACATGCTGAGTGTTTTCCCCAAACATTCACCTCTCCTTACTTCCCTCCCCACATAAGGGCGAAGATCAGTTAGAAAATAATGATCAACACATGTTTTGGAGTTGGTGATCAAGTTCGAGACATGAAGTTTCAAGCGtggttttagtttttttttctttaagttATCGCTTGCGCGTTTGTGTTTTGCACTGTAGAAACTGTCATGAGATGTGTAATAGGCTGGTTTTTCGCTATTTTATGTATTATGTGGCTTGTTATTTcgtgattttaaattgttaaactaCGCCTATGGCACGTCTCGATTTCGATCGagacgtgacatttaagtggtatcagatccGTCATGCTCATAATCCGGCTGCGATTCTCCCGGAAAAAAAGTGAGATTTCACATAGTGATGGAAAAACCTAATGTACTCCCCTCCAAAACGATCCAACGAACAACATTCATGCGAAGTTCTCTTTGTGATGATCGAGGCCTTATTTCGGCCAAGTTCCATCGTTTAAGGCTCCAAAATCGCGTTTTGGCCGTTTTTGGTAATAATCGCAAATCCAATAACTTCTTGTAAAAAACCTCGAAATCCAATTCCATCAACGGTTATGAAATCCTCTTGACTTAATTTTTGATTTCATTTTTGGATCATTATTACTTTACCTCTTATATATTTGCAACGATATCTTAGAAACTCGTACAATTGTAAGAAATGGACGGAAGACCAGTACGAAACAACCGAAACCCACGTTACGGAAATCGCAACAACAATCGGAATAACAACGACAATGAAGGAAATCAACCCCCGGCACCACCACCAGGATTGGGCCTAAGTCAAGCTGACTTAATGGCAATAGCAACCATTGTGGCCACCACAATCCAAGGGTTGGGAAACACAAACGCCAATTGCAATCCGATACTACCACCGGAACCTCCAGCACATGGGGTAAAGTACCACTACGAGTCTCTCCGGAAGAATCGAGCTCAAACATTTAAAGGAGACCCGGACCCCGAATTTGCCCAAAAATGGATAAAAAATATCTAGACCCAACTCCACCTACTCGAGATTCCCAACGAGTTCAAGGTGGATGTGGTGATGCcatttttagaagaaaaaaCAGCCAAATGGTGGGAGACAGTCTCACCAGCTATGACAGCAGCTAGACCAATCACATGAAAACAGTTTCGAGAGGTTTTTTTGAAACAGTACTGCCCAGCTGAAGTGAGATTACAAAAGTTGAGTGAGTTCAAAAATTTCACTCAAACTTTGGATATGTCTGTGGTGAAGTATACTTcaaagttcaactctcttgaaACCTATACCCCCACTATCATGAGTGATGATACATTGAAGATGCATCAGTTCAAGTGTGGTTTGAGCAGTCGTATCCAGTCAGCTTCAGCAGCTTACCAACTCACGAGCTTTGCTGATCTGATGGGCATGGAAATAAGAGCTGAGACAGACATCAAGCGCCGGGAGGGTGAGAATAAGAATAAGCGATCTCTTACTGGGCAATCGTCCCAAGGGAAACAATCATTCAAAAGACCAAATCAG comes from Primulina huaijiensis isolate GDHJ02 chromosome 2, ASM1229523v2, whole genome shotgun sequence and encodes:
- the LOC140971881 gene encoding 5-OH-xanthotoxin synthase-like: MRKLVVTRLLSVNQVNSSTLIRRDEVFHMIEDVSKKADEVEPINLSETLKHLSSSIICQTALGKSYRESSTVKRTVDEVAHEALVIMSGFFWADYFPLFGWMDKVSGMISRLEKCFEISDSFYQELIDEHISSNRPQAMEGDILDILIEMKEENTSSMDISWDCIKAILMHGKHR